In the Cyanobacteria bacterium QS_8_64_29 genome, AGCAGCCCATCAAACAGCGGCGTCCGGGTGCCGCTCACCATGCGGGCCGTGTAGCCGTAGCGGGTGGGGCGGCCCAGCCAGCGATCATTGAGGGCTGGGAACTCCGAGAGCGGCTGGGCCAAGCGCTCCTCGCGCACGCCGCCGGTGCTCAAGTTGAACCGCCAGCGGTGGAGGCGGGGCGCGTCTGCCTCAGGGTCGGCGCTGGCATCGCTGGGCTCCAGGACTTGGGTCGAGCTCATGCGGCAGGCTACCAGCACCACCTCATCGCCTTCCTCGTAGGCGTTGAGCGTGTGGAAGACAAAGCAGCTCGGGGCCTCAAACCAGCGGATGCTGTGGCGATCGCCGTGGCGGGGCAGGATGCCAAAGCGGGCAGGGCGATCGGGCTCAAAGGCCAGCGGCGATGCCCCGCGCTCGGCGCGCTCGCTGCGGTACGTCAGCGGCAGGTCCATAAACAGCGTGTAGTGCTCGGTGATGGCAAAGTCGTGCATCATCACCCCCACCGGCAGATCGATGGGCTCGCTCCAGAGCAGCTCGCCCGAAGCGTCGGCCAAGCTGTACCGCAAGTAGGGCGGCTGGGTGAGCGAGTAGCCGTAAAACGGCATCTCGCCGGTGACCGGGTCCACTTTGGGGTGGGCGGTCACCGGCGACTGCAGCTTGCCGCCAAAGTCGAACGGCCCCAGCGTCTCCAGCTCGGGGGCGCGAACGGCATGGGGCGCGCCGCCTTCCCAGAGCGCCAGCAAGCGCCCGCCGTGCCACACCAGCGCCGTGTTGGCCGTGTTTTTAACAGTGCCATCCGGGTTGCCATCAGCGGGCTCCAGCAGCCCCCACCACAGGGCCTCACCGGCTTGGCGCTCGCGCTGGAAGCCGCGAGTGCGCACGTAGCGGTTGTGATAAGACGCGCGGCCGTTGCGAATGCGAATGCCGTGCAGCATGCTGTCGCCATCGAACCAGTGGTAGGTCCCCAGGGGCGAAAACTGCGGGTTGGGCCCGTTGCGCACGAACAAACCGGCGATCTGGGGCGGTAGCGTGCCGATGACAGGTAGATCGTCGGCGCTGGTCTCGGTGCGGATGGGGGCGTAGTTGCCAGCTAGGTAGGGGTTGGTCGTGGGGGCGGTTGCGGTCATGGGCCTAAATCGGGCGCTGACCGGCAGCCTAGCGCAGGTGGCGCTGGCCCTGCGGCGCGATATCATCAGGCAGGCAGCAGCCCGGCACGCGTGCAACCCTCGCCATGCAACCGTCCCACTTGCCCCACCGCACCAAGATTGTGGCGACCGTCGGCCCCTCTGTGCTGCAGCCGGGCGTGTTGCGCCAGCTCATTCAGGCGGGGGCGACCACGCTGCGGCTCAACTTCTCCCACGGCACGCACGAGGATCACCAGCGCAGCATTCGCGCGATCCGCCAAATGGCCTTCGAGCTCAACCAGCCCGTGGGCATCTTGCAGGACCTGCAGGGCCCCAAAATCCGCCTGGGCGAGTTCGAATCGGGGCGAATCTCGCTGGCCCCCGGCGACCCTTTCGTGCTGACGAGCCGGCCCATCGTGGGCAACCGTGAGATTGCCTACGTCAGCTACAACTCGCTGGCTGAGGACGTGCCCGAGGGGGCCACCGTCCTGCTCGATGACGGCAACGTCGAGCTGGCGGTCGAGGCAACCTATCCCGCGCGCAAAGAAATCCACGGCCGAGTGGTGGTGGGGGGCGAGCTCTCCGACTACAAGGGGGTCAACTTTCCCAACGTCTCGCTCTCCATCCGGGCGCTCACACCCAAAGACCGCAAGGATCTGATGTTCGGGCTGGATCAGGGCGTGGACTGGGTGGCGCTGAGCTTCGTGCGCAACCCGCAAGACGTGCTCGAGATTAAAGAGCTCATCTCCAGCGCCGGCAAGGCTGTTCCGGTGGTCGCCAAGATTGAAAAGCACGAGGCGATCGCGCAAATGGAGGCGGTGCTCTCGCTCTGCGACGGCGTTATGGTGGCGCGCGGCGACCTGGGTGTGGAGCTACCGCCCGAGGAAGTCCCCCTGCTGCAGAAGCAGCTGATCGAGACCGCCAACCGCTTGGGCATTCCGGTCATTACGGCCACCCAAATGCTGGACAGCATGGTGAACAACCCGCGGCCCACCCGGGCCGAGGTCTCGGATGTGGCCAACGCCATCCTGGATGGCACCGATGCGGTCATGCTCTCCAACGAGACGGCCGTGGGCAAGCATCCGGTCAAGGCCGTGACCACCATGGCGCGGGTCGCCCTGCGCATCGAGCGCGACAACTTCCCCACGCGCGAGCCCACCGGCGCCGACACCACCATTCCCAACGCCATCTCGGAGGCGGTCAGCCGCATTACCAAGCAGCTGGATGCGGCCGCCATCATGACGCTGACCAAGACCGGGGCGACTGCACGCAACGTCTCCAAGTTCCGCCCCTACCCGCCCATCCTGGCGGTTACCCCGCACGTGACCGTCGCGCGGCAGCTGCAGCTGGTGTGGAGCGTGCAGCCGCTGCTGGTGCTGGATCTGCCCTCAACCGGGCAGACCTTTCAAGCCTCAATTGACGCCGCCCAAGCTTCCGGCTGGTTGGCGGAAGGCGATCGCGTGGTCATGACGGCCGGCACGCTGCAAGGCGTGGCAGGCTCCACCGATTTGATCAAGGTTGAGGTGGTCACCGCCGTTTTGGGCCAGGGGACAGGTGTCGGCCAGGGCCGGGTCAGCGGTCGGGCGCGCGTGGCCCATACCATCCGCGAGCTGGGCAGCTTCCAACCGGGCGACATTCTGGTCACCCCCGCCACGGATGCCGAATTTGTCGAGATCATCCGCCAGTCGGCCGGCATCATCACCGAGGAAGGCAGCCTGACCAGCCATGCCGCGGTCATTGGCCTGCGGTTGGGCATTCCGGTCATTGTGGGCTTTAGCGGCGCGACCGAGACCATCCGCGAGGGGGCCATTCTCACCCTGGACGTGCAGCGCGGCTTGGTGTATGCCGGCGCCCGCTCGGGCAAGCCCACGCCCGAGTCCCCAGCGCAACTGTCGGTGGACTAGCGATCACCTTCATACCAGCGGCTAGCACGGGGGCGTGCTGGCCATCTAACAGTTTTTTGGCAAATAGATTGATATTGTATTTCAATAAAGGTAGTTTACTGGTAGCAGCGACCAGGGTTGCTGCCAACACGAGCAAGGAGGTCAGCTATGTCTGACAATCTCGGTCGCATCCAGATCGACATCACCGAGACCGAAGCTGCTACCACCACGGCCGTTAGCTCCGGCTTTGACGGAGCCGATGGTGGCAAAGACGGTGCCGGTCCGCCCCGATCATAGTGGAGTCACTCAGCTAGTAGCAGCTAGCAAGAGCACAACTGCCAGTGGACTAGTAACGGCCTAGCGGCATTGAGCCGCTAGGCTGTTGCTTGCGGTCAACCCCCCTTACCAGTTGATCGAATAGTTGATGCTAAACCGCCGGCCGCGTGCAGCCGGCCTAAATTGGGGGAACCCAGGGAAAGCATTTGCCTGGGTGGGGGCAGTCACGTATTGGTTGTTCGAAAGGTTTTCAATTCCAATTGTGAGTTCCCCGGACCCGATCTGAATGTTGCTTATGTAGTCTAAAACTACATAGCTATTGACTGGAGCAGCATCAGCTTCAACATTGCGGTTCCCGACAGACAGAACTTGAAAGCGGTTGCTCCAACTAGGCGTGGTCTGGTTCTCCAAATAAGCAGTCACCTTGACAGGTGGGATTTGACTGGTAGGCAACTTAGTAAAATTACCATTGTTGTTGTTGTTGTCCGAACGTCCCTGAGTCCACGTAAAAGACCCGCCAAGCTTCCAACGCTCGGCCGGTTGCCAATCTACTTTGGCCTCTACCCCCCAGGTATTTTTGGGGTCGCGCTTAATTGTCTTAATCGTTCGGCCCGACTCTAACTCTCGCGAGCTAAACCTAACTCCCAGCTCGGAAAAGGTATAGAAGCTCGATATTGAGGCCTGGACCGAATCCCAGTTGCCGCGCAGTCCCACTTCGTAGTTATCAACCACTTGCGGCTCCAGATCGAGTTCATCAACCCCCTCGCGGATACCGCGACCAACGTCCGGAATTTGAAATCCTTGCGAGAAAGCAGCGTAGAAGTTCAAGCCATCGGAAATGTCATAGGTTGTGCCGATGTTAAAGACTGTGTCATTAATACTGACATCCTGTCCCGGTTGAGTGCCTAAATTGTCTGCTCTGGTGAAGTCGGTCTCAAAACTATCGAAGCTAACGCCAATTCGCTCGTGGCGTACCCCGCCGCGCAAGTTCAAGCGATCGGTTATTTCCCAATCAAGCTGAGCAAATGCACCGAAAGATTCAAGATTATAGCGTGGGGCCAGTACCGTTTGTTCGCCAGTGTTGCGGAACTTATTATTTTCAACTTCTTCCAGAACGTTTCTGGGTTGAAAGTTGGTTTCGTTGACGTAGTCTGCTCCCCAGACCAGGTTGAGCTTATCGTTGTCTGCGAGCGGCGTTTCTGCATCCAGGCGGAAGCCCCATTGTTCGTTCTTTGCAATGGTTTGTTTAGGAGGATCGTTAAAATCAAAAACGCCGACCTTATTTTCAAAGTCGCGGTAGAAAACCTGCGCATCTAGGTTGCCGCTTAAAAAATCCTCGTGAGAATAACTCAGATTGAGCACTACATTATCTCTGCCCGGCTTATCTTCAATATCGAGCTCTTCTACCTCTTTGGCAAAAGCTATTTTCCCTGGCGTATTGTCTGCGCTGCGAGCAACAAAGTCAGTATCTTGTCGCTGGTTGAATAAGTTAACGCTAAATTGGACGCGCTGCTCGTTAGTAATGTCTGCCCCTAGCTTGCCGAACAGGTTGGTGCTCCGGGAGTTACCTAAAGAATCGCTACTAGTCAGACGCCCAGGTATCCGGTCACTTTTGGCATCAAAGAATGCACCAACTGAATCAAAAGATCCTGTAAAAACGTAGTCAAGATCGCCAGCGTTGCCCGTCAGTGTTTGCTCAAGGGTAAAGCCCAGGCTGTCGTCGAAATTAGTAGTTGAGCCGTTAAATTCAAGGCTTGTCGTTGCGCTAAACGGGTGATCGCCAGGCGAACGCGTAATGATGTTGATGACACCACCAGCAGCATTGCCACCATAAATTGCTGTGGGACCGCGCAAAACCTCAATGCGCTCGATGGCAGAAGGGTCAATTGTGGCAAAGTCTTTAAAAGAATCGCGATTGTTTGATTGCGGAACGCCGTCAATTAGGACCTCAAAATCGCGACCGCGTAATGTCTGGCCGAGTGTAGAGGCAGCTTGCGTCGGCGCCGCAAACCCGGGGACTGTCTTACCCAGAATGTCCCCGACATTGCGCGATAAATTTGATTGCCGCTCGATCTCTTCGCGATCGACGACGGTGACGGAGCGCGGTACGTCCTGCTCGCGCTCCTCCGTGCGCGTGGGCGTGACAATTAGCTCAATGGTCTCCTGCGGTTGCTGCTCCGCAGCCGTCCCCTGTTGCTGAGCAGGTTCGCCCTCGGCTTCCGGTGCCGCCTGCTCGTCGGGTGCCTGCGCCGTGACTTGTTGGGTGGAAGCCGCCACGCTCAGCCCCTGCGGCCCGGAGCTAACCTCAGCTTCAGGGATGGCATCGGTGCCCTCTAGCACTACCCGCACCGTGTTGGGGTACTGCTGCACCACCTCTACCGAGACAATGCCAGAAGCTGGGTTCTGGCGGCTGAAGCCCTCCCCTTGAGCAAACTGCAACTGCGTGTTAATAACATCAATTGCTAGCGTTTGCCCGTAGCGGGTTTTGAGCGTCTCTAGCTGCGCGCCATTAGCGGCTTGTAGTTGCACGGTCACGCCGCCGTTGCTGCTATTGAGCTGGACGCCGGTAATGGCAGTTGGCGCTGCTTGTGCCACTTGCGGGGCGGCAGCCAGCACGGCGCTGGCAATGCCCAGTTTGGAGAGCTCCAGTCCCAGTCGCATAGAATATTCCTCACAACGTCAGTAGCAAAACGGTAAGATTGCTGAAGCGCTCAAACCGCAGCACTGACGGTGCAATTTAGAATAGTTTGCAATAAGCGTTCCGCTAACTTAAATAATCTTAATCTTATGCCCTAAAGAGGAGGTCAAGCCGTGAAGCGACTGCGCGCCCAGTGGTGGTTGTACCCTTTGCTAGCCCTGGCCATGCTGGTGTTTGTGGCCTGCAGCGGGACTGACGAGTCCCAGGATGCCTCCAGCTCGTCTCAGGGGACGCGCACTATCGAGCACGCCATGGGGACTGCCGAGGTGCCTCAAAACCCCGAGCGCATGGTGGTTCTGGATTACGGGGCTTTGGAGAACATCCTGGCCCTCGGTGTGCAGCCGGTAGGCGTCCCGCTCAACAGCAACCTCGACCGGCAGCCCGAGCTCATCCGGCAGCGCTTGCAGGGTGACCCTGAAACGTTCCGGCCCGGCCAGCCCAATCTGGAACGCTTGCTGCAGTTGGAACCGGACCTAATCTTGGGCAGCAAGCCTTGGATCGGCCAACACTACGAGCGCCTCTCCCAGATTGCCCCCACCGTGGTTACTGAGACCAATAACATGAAGTGGCAGGCCAATCTCAAGTTTCACGGCCGCATGCTAGGGCGCTCTGAGCGAGCCCAACAGCTGCTCGACGAGTACCAGCAGCGCTTAGTGCAGTTCCGCCAGCAGCGCGATGCCGGGGGCGAACTAGAAGTATCGGTAGGGCGAATCTTCCCAGACCGCGTCCGGCTCTACCTCAAGGACTCATTTAGCGGCAACATCTTGCAAAAAGCTGGCCTCAAGCGGCCAACGGCGCAAGATAAAGACACCTACAGCCAAAAAATTAGCAAGGAGCAGTTCCAAATGCTGGATGGCGATGTCATGTTCGCCATTGTGGTGGGGCAAGAGGCTCGGGCAACGCTCGACCAATTCCGGCAAGACGCGCTCTGGTCGCAGCTCTCGGTAGTTCAGAGCGAGCGAGTTTATCCCGTTCCCGGTTATTGGGTAGGCTCCAGCATCCTAGCCGCCAACCAGGTCGTGGATGATCTGGAGCGCCACCTGCTCGATGGCTAGCGCCCCCTAGGCTGACCCTCTAACGGTTTTTGCAATAACTAAGTTGACACTATATCTCAACAAAGCTAGTATACCTAGCGGCAGTCATTGGTACTGCCGAAACGAAAACAACGAGACAGGAGGTCAGCATGTCTGACAATCTCGGTCGCATCCAGATCGACATCACCGAGGCCGAAGCTGCTACAACCGCCGTCAGCTCCGGCTTTGATGGAAACGATGGCGGCGCAGACGGTTATCCCCATCGCTCGTAGTGGGGGACTTAGCTAGCAGCTAGCTAGCTAGCAATCGCGCTAGCGCGATGCGGGACAGCGGCAAATAACCTGTAGCGCCTCTGCAGGAAGCTGTTGCCGCTGTTCCGCACCGTTAATACCAATTTGAGCAGTAGATGCACGCTAACTAAAGAACATGACTCCCATATTGAGGGAGCTTTGGAGGTCGAATCTAGTGCACAAACTACGAGAATTGGTATAACATTGTTCTCCCTAGGCGCTACTGAACCGGCTCACCATGAAAGGACTCACCCCGTTACTTGCCCCGTACTCGCTCGAGACCTTTTTGGCGCAATACTGGGGCCAGCAAGGCCTCAAGTTAGAAGCCCCGGATCGCACCCGCTTCCAGCACCTGTTTGGTTGGGCGCAGCTCAACGAGCTACTCAACTACCACGACAAACCCCATCCGCACTTTCGCCTGGCCTCGGACAAGAAGGTGCTGGATGCTTCAGCCAACGACGACTTCCTCAAGCACTGCCGCAATGGGGCGACCCTCATCATCGACGGCGTCCACAAAAAAATCCCCGCCATTGCCGAGCTTGCCTCGGCCGTGCAGTACGAGCTGGGTTTGGGCCACAGCGCCCAAGTCAACGCCTACTGCTCCTGGTCTGGCAAGCAGGGCTTCGATCGCCACTACGACACCCACGAAGTCTTTATCTTGCAAATTGAAGGCAGCAAGGAGTGGTTCGTTTTTGACGATACAGTGGGCCACCCACTTGCTGGGAGCCAGACTCTCCCAGAGCAAGCCCCGCAAGGCGAGCCCTACATCCACACCACGCTGGAGCCGGGGGACTTGCTCCACATTCCGCGCGGCCACTGGCACTATGCCCTAGCCCAACAGGAGCCTTCCATTCACTTGACCCTGGGCGTGCGCTGCCACACCGGCGTTGACTTGGTGGACTGGCTCAAGCAAGAGCTACAGCAAGAGCCAGCTTGGCGCCAAAACCTGCCCCCTGGTACGACCGAGCTAGATTCCGCCACGCTGGCGCGCTACGTGGACGAGCTCGCCGAGCGGCTGAAAGCGCGCCTCGCCAGCCCCACCCTCAGCAGCGAGTATGCCGACTACCTGGCCAGCCAGCAGTCGCCATTTTGCAACTACTCGGTGCCTTACCAAGTGGGCTTTGGGCTGGACCAAATTGGGCCAGAGACAGTCTTTAACCGCCCGCGCTACCAGCGCACGTTTGTCACCTTTTTGCCCGAGCAAGGCAAGCACAAGATCCGCTGCGGTCGCAGCGAGATTAAGCTCAAAGGCGTGCCGCGCACGTTCCTAGATAGCGTCTTGGGTAGCGATCGCTTTAGCGGCCAAGACGCCTGGAACTGGCTGCCGGACTACGACTGGGCCAGCGAAGTGCAACCGCTGCTGGCATACTTAGTCCGTGAGGGGGTTATTGCCATCGAGCGCCTGGGGGTGTCCCCAAGCTCGGACGGCGCCCCCGCGCAAGCCCTGGCCTCGCAAGCCTCGCAGGAGTGAGATGACCGACGCCTTTGCCTGTGCCGACGCCTGCCGCGAAGCGGGCGAGTCCCCCATTGGCATGGCCGCCACTCACGAGCGCTACGTGCTGGTCGAGTGCCCGCCGCCCTGGCCCTACCAGGCGCCCCAGGCCAAGCCGGTACCAGACGCGTTGCGGGCGCTAATCGACGAGCTTAAGGGCACGGTCCGGTTTCTGTTCGTCCATAGCGAGGCCCACAAGCAGCCGGGCGCCAGCCGGGTGCTGTTTTTGCGCCGGCCGGCAGGCCGCGCGCGCGTCTACCACAAATCCGAGGCAACGGTGCGGGACTTGAGCGAGGTTGCCCCGCTGGTGCGCGCCTACCTGGCCGGGGAATCGCTGCCGCAGCTGCAGGATTCGCAGGCCACCCGTGACATTCTGGTCTGCACGCACGGCACCCATGACAAGTGCTGCGGCCGCTACGGCAACCCCTTTTACCAGCAGGCCTGCCAGATTGCTGCCGACCGTCAAGACGTGCGGCTCTGGCAGAGCAGCCACTTTGGCGGGCATCGCTTCGCGCCCACCGCCATTGACTTCCCCGATGGACGCCACTACGGCTTTCTAGACGGTGAGGCATTTGCCGCCATTCTGGCGCGCAGCGGCGACATCCGCTACCTGGACCGCGTTTACCGCGGTTGGGGCTTGCTGCCCGGCCCTCTGCAGTTTCTAGAGAAAGAGCTGGCGCTCAGGCACGGTTGGGACTGGTTCGGTTACGCCGTCGCCGGCTGGGTGCTGTCGCAAAACGCGGATGGCAGCCACCAAACCCTAGAACTAGCGTACGAAGCGCCCGATGGCACATTGAGCGGCTATCGCGCCGAGGCCGTTCTGGATGAGAGCCAGACCGTCTGCATCTATGGCGCTTGCAACCACGAGGCCCCCTCGCGCTTTCCCAAATTCGCCATCCGTAACTGCACGGCCGTTCAGCCCGCCTCGGCGGCAACCTAATCCAAATCCAGCGCCATCCAGACGTGCGGGATGCCCAAAAACGCAAACCGCTCGCTAGTCTCGCGAAAGCCCAGTTTTTGATAAAACGCGAGCACCGGGAGGCGCACCTTAGCCTCTAGGCGCTGAAAGCCTGCCTGCCGCCCCCGCTCGATTAGCGCCTGCATGAGCTGCGTACCAATGCCCTGCCGGCTAAACTCGGGCGAAACGGCCACGTATGCAATGCCGCCCACCTGGGCGGACAGGGGACTCAACCGCGCCGAGCCCACAATGCGATCGCCCACCACGGCAACGAGGTGGTCGGCTTCGTGATCGCGGGCATCCCGCTCGCTGCCGGGCGGCATGCCCAGCGGCTGCCGCAGCACCTGCCAGCGCTGGCGGTACATGGCCTCCAACTCGTGGAGCTGGGGCGGGCGAACGGTTGCAGCCACCATAGACACTCAGGCCACCAGCAGGGCGTCGCGCGCCAAGCGCGCCAGGCGTTGCTCGATGCACTCGGGCGGCTCGCCCAGGGCAGCCGCCAAGTCGGCCCGGTCGCGGCTGCCATCGAGCAGGGCGAGCAGCTGCGACTCCGCCTGGGCCAGGTCGATGCTCTGGTGGCGGCGGTTGGTGGCCCAGCCGTTGCGTTGGGCTTGGTAGCGGCTGACAGCATCCGCCATGGGGTAGGGGCCCGCCGTTGCGGCCAGCGGCAGCGCGCGGCCATGCAGCGCCACCAGCCCCACGCTGTAGCCCAGCAGCAGCTGCTCGGCCAGCTGGCGCTCTTCGCGCGCCGGGTCCTCGCGCTCCAGTAGCCGCGATCGCGCTTGCTGCAGCAATTGCGGAAAGGGCAGCGCCTGGGGCCAGGCCTGGGCTAGGGCCAACAGGGCTGCCTTGGCGATGGGGGCTTGCGTGGTGAGGGTGTTGCCTTGCGCGTCCGCGAACGTCACGGCCTGATGGTCGGACGCCTCGGTTGTGGGTTGAGCCTGCGAAGCTGCTGCGAGCGGCTTGACGCGCTCGGGGGATAGGCGGCGCTGCAGGCTCACTTCCTGGTGGCACAGCAGCGTTTGCCGGAAGGTGCGGTTGTAGAGGATGTCGCGGTACTGCTCGGCCTGGATTAAATCGGGAGCGAGGCGATCCAGTGCCTGCGCGGCAGCCGCCGAGCCTTCGCCGGCGAACATGCTTTTGAACTCGGCCTCGCCCAGGTATTGCAATCCCCGGGCGCTGGCGCGCTCCACAAACTGATGGAAGTAAACCGGGTCATTGTCAGCTTCCAGGTACTCGTGGAACAGGTAGGCGTCGTCCTTGTCGCGCAGGCGCTCCAGCTCCTGCGAGATTAGCGTTGCGTAGGCCCCGCCCTCCGCGGACTGAGCCTCGCTGGCAAAAGCCGGTAGCAGTTCGTCGGCAAGCTCGCGCGCGGCTTGGATTTGGGCCTGCGCGCCGCTGGCCTGCTGGGCCCGGTAGCGCACCAGCTCGCGGGCAATGCCGCGCCAGTGCCAGCCGGGGTAGGTGTTGTAGCTAACGTAAGCAATGCCGCTGGCGCTCAGATTCTGGCGGCAGATCGCCAGCAGTTGGTCCCGGACGTGCTCGGGCACCCAGGAATACACGCCGTGGGCGATGATGTAGTCAAACTCGCCAAAGCTGGCGTCCAGATCGCTTAGGTTGAGAGCCTCGAGCGCCAGGTTAGTCAGGCCCAGATCGGCGATCGCGGCCCGGCCGGCCTCCACCTGCACCGCGGATACGTCAATGCCCACAAACTCGCTGCGCGGCAGCCGCGCCGCCATGGGGATGAGGTTCCCCCCATCCGAGCAGCCCAACTCCAGCGCGCGGCAGCGCTCGATGGGCGGCGGGTCCATGCCAAACAGCGTCCCAATAGTGGTCAGGCGAGCGGGATGGGTCTGGGAAAAGGCACGACTCCAGTAAGGGACGGTGTCGTAGCGCTCGGCCGTGTCCTCGCGGGGGTGAGCTTCTGTCATGCGAAGCGCCTAATTTGTTGCAACTTATTTTAAATAATGCGACTGTAGGGCAAACTTTAAACGGCTCGGCTGCCCCTGTCAAGCCTGCAGCTCGCCACGGCCCCCCGGCAGCTGCAACGATCGCAGGCAGCCATTGCACCCAAGCGAGCCGCCATGCGCACCTTTGTCATTATCTGGTTGGGGCAGCTGGTCTCGACCGTTGGCAGCCAGATGACCGGCTTTGCCGTGGGCATTTGGGTCTGGGAGCGCACGGGCTCGGTCACGGCGCTGGCCGGGTTGGGGCTGGCCTCGCAGCTGCCGCGCATTGCGCTCAGCCTCTATGCCGGGGTACTGGCGGATCGCTACTCCCGCCAGGGGCTCATCATCCTGAGCGATTGCGTTGCAGCCGCTTCAACCGTTGCGCTGGGGGCGCTGTTCTGGGCGCAAGCGCTGCAACTCTGGCACCTCTACCTGGTGTGGGCCCTCAACAGCGGCTTTAGCCTGCTCCAGAACCTGTCCTACTCGGCCTCAGTGGCCATGCTGGTGCCGCAAGCGCAGTACGCGCGGGCCGCCAGCATGAACTCGGTGTTTCACTACGGCTCCGCCACTGTGGCGCCCGCCATTGCGGGGGTGCTCTATCCGCTAGTGGGGCTAGCGGGGATTTTGGCGATCGATTGGGTCAGCTTTGGCGTCGCGATCGCCACACTGGCCACCCAGCGCATCCCTCAACCCGAGCGTACAGACTCCCCACCAGCGGGGAGTGAAAGCGTATGGCAGCGCTTTGGGTTTGGCTTTCGTTACCTGCGCGGGCACGGCGGGCTGGCGGCATTGTTGGCAGCAACCTCGCTGTTTTGGCTAGCGCACGATCTGGGCGGTGCCCTGCTGCGCCCGCTGGTTTTGGCCCGCACGGACAGCGATGCCACCGTGCTGGGCTGGGTCTATTCGGCTGCGGGGGTAGCCGGCGTGCTGAGTGCCGCCATTATTAGCACCAGGGGGGCGCCGCAGCGCAAGCTCAACGGCCTGTTTGGGGGCATGATGGGGACCGGCGTTTGCAAAACGGTCTTTGGCTTGGCCCAAACGCCCTTGGTTTGGATTCCGGCCCAGTTTGGCTCCTCGCTCAATTTTCCGCTCATGCGAAGCACTAACGACACTATTTGGCTCAACGAAGTTGACCTGGCCGTTCAAGGCCGGGTGTTTTCGGTGCGATCGCTATCGCGGCAGGTTGTTGGGGCGCTGGGGTTGGGCATTGCCGGACCGCTGGCCGACTACGCTTTTAAACCTGCCATGCAAGCGGACGGCTGGCTAGCGCCATTGCTGGGCGATTTTTTTGGCACGGGCGAGGGCGCCGGGATTGCGCTGCTGTACGTATTGAGCTCGCTCTGCCTACTGTTAGTGGGAATAGG is a window encoding:
- a CDS encoding sucrase ferredoxin, translated to MTDAFACADACREAGESPIGMAATHERYVLVECPPPWPYQAPQAKPVPDALRALIDELKGTVRFLFVHSEAHKQPGASRVLFLRRPAGRARVYHKSEATVRDLSEVAPLVRAYLAGESLPQLQDSQATRDILVCTHGTHDKCCGRYGNPFYQQACQIAADRQDVRLWQSSHFGGHRFAPTAIDFPDGRHYGFLDGEAFAAILARSGDIRYLDRVYRGWGLLPGPLQFLEKELALRHGWDWFGYAVAGWVLSQNADGSHQTLELAYEAPDGTLSGYRAEAVLDESQTVCIYGACNHEAPSRFPKFAIRNCTAVQPASAAT
- a CDS encoding GNAT family N-acetyltransferase; this encodes MVAATVRPPQLHELEAMYRQRWQVLRQPLGMPPGSERDARDHEADHLVAVVGDRIVGSARLSPLSAQVGGIAYVAVSPEFSRQGIGTQLMQALIERGRQAGFQRLEAKVRLPVLAFYQKLGFRETSERFAFLGIPHVWMALDLD
- a CDS encoding MFS transporter, which translates into the protein MRTFVIIWLGQLVSTVGSQMTGFAVGIWVWERTGSVTALAGLGLASQLPRIALSLYAGVLADRYSRQGLIILSDCVAAASTVALGALFWAQALQLWHLYLVWALNSGFSLLQNLSYSASVAMLVPQAQYARAASMNSVFHYGSATVAPAIAGVLYPLVGLAGILAIDWVSFGVAIATLATQRIPQPERTDSPPAGSESVWQRFGFGFRYLRGHGGLAALLAATSLFWLAHDLGGALLRPLVLARTDSDATVLGWVYSAAGVAGVLSAAIISTRGAPQRKLNGLFGGMMGTGVCKTVFGLAQTPLVWIPAQFGSSLNFPLMRSTNDTIWLNEVDLAVQGRVFSVRSLSRQVVGALGLGIAGPLADYAFKPAMQADGWLAPLLGDFFGTGEGAGIALLYVLSSLCLLLVGIGSQLAWRQWHAVRGWDALGKY